Within Wyeomyia smithii strain HCP4-BCI-WySm-NY-G18 chromosome 2, ASM2978416v1, whole genome shotgun sequence, the genomic segment actatttatttttaattgtgatgATTATTTTGTGTGAATTGAGAGAGAATTTGACATTTTAAATCGTTGCTTTCAATCTCCatcgattgaatttgtttttgatgtgtTTCATAAGTTTTCGGATTAGAAATACCTCCCGTTTGCAGAATATTCTAGGGCATTCTTgccagtacaaacaacaaacccagatatgtttaattttatcttcgaaactttatataaatttgtaaattaaattaagttttaaaacgcattgtttctcaattatgcgtatttacggagCTACTCAGTTTATGAGtggttccactttttacgaaaatgcgtcaaatcttACTTATTTTAGAGTTATGTTTTCCAAGAGTGTAAATAATTCCATCGTGGCCTTGATCAATCgtgttagtttcgcagggaaaccattttcgtccatgatttttcatagctctacacggtcgaCAGTATCGTAGGCGGCCTTAAATTCGATAAATAGGTGGTGCGTGAGAACTTGGTAATCgcgacacttttggaggatctgccgcagcgtaaagatttggtccgttgtcgaaAGCCCAcccacaaaaccggcttgataacttccAACAAACCTCCCTGCGAGCGGCGAGAGACGGCGAAAGACgatctgggagagcactttgtaggctgtgttgagaatcgtgatcgctcgatagttttcacattccaacttgtcaCTCTTCTTGTATATCATGCATATTACCCccccttccactcctccggtagctgttctgtgtCCCAGATCCTGTCTATCATCTGgtgcagacaggaagccaacctatcccagtttgataagctccgctgcgatgccatcttttccagctgatttgttgttcgcGAGATGCTTGATGGGATCATCACTTCACCTATCGAAGGGGTCGGAATGTCCACCTCATCCATtgtgctgacgaagtcgttcctcctgccgTCTTAGTCATCTGTCTCGgtcatttcggctcgcggcacaaagccggcgCCGGGGGATAcgttcagtttcttgtagaacttacgtgtttcttgtgaacgatacagctgctccatttcctcacactccATCTCTTCCAGGCGGCGCTTCTTGTCCCGGAACAGGTGGGTTTGCTGTCTTCGCTTCAGAGAATTTGGTTATAATTGGTTATTAGTCATCGTTCACTACAATTGCTTTCCATCTGTTCTTGAGGTGCTCGCTGGTCACTGCGAAAGTGATTGTCTTTTGAAGTTATCCACGGATGAAACCTTTTTTCATGTGAGCTAAGCTGCTGATCAGTTATACCACGTCATCCAAGGAAACAATAATCAAGGATTTCGGGAGGTCAAAAAGTTGTCATGCTTTGCATCACTTTTTCGTACCATTCGCTAGTATTATGAAGTTTtccttttttgtattttttactattattgtagtaaattatttttttacaccCGTCACGATGCGATACTTTCTTTCTGCCAATGCAGTTGTTCGCATTCGCAGCCGAAAAAACAACAtctttttaaaataaatcacaAAAGACCCGACGAACTTTTGAACGAACCAGTTAAGGCTCGTTGCTTCACTGCTAATAGCATCTTCGTAAACGCTAAGATATAAattaatctttatgaaaatgATTAAATTCAATTAAACCATTAACTTACTACTGAGTCCATCTAAATCAGTGGAATTTAGATTCTTTTTTCGGAAGGTATCGTCGAATGTAAATTGAATCTTTTGTCACTCGCTAACTAGTGTGAAGGCGATTTGCAAGAAGAAACCCGCAGAATGGTGAGAGATAATGTTTTATTCCGTTAACTAAAAACATTGCAATGCGTAAATAATCTGCTGCCTTATGGTTGCAAAGACTGCGCTCTCTAAAAATTGCATTCTATGAGACAGCCCGTCACTGTTCGAGTTCACAGCTCACACTCCACTGTTAAATAGTGAACCAATTCCGTTCCTCTTCGCTGAGCAGTCTGCCGGATAAAACATCCACGCTCATCGCCTCACGACCGGCCGGTTTGGGTTTACCCGCTTTCGTAATCGCATCCAAATTAAGTGTGGGATTTTTCAAATAGTCATCTGTTTGGTGGCAACACAGGCCTGTTTCAACGTCTATCACGAAAATTGTTGCGTTGCGGGCTACGAAATTATCAAGCTTTGCTGTAAACACTAGCGTACACTGTAAGCGAAAGGTTACTGACCTTTTGGATTTATGCTGGCTACTGGTACTGTGTTGCTCAGCTGCAGGATAGGTTTTTTCACTCCTTTCAGGTAAGACCTAAAGGTGCATATGTACAGCTAAGGAAAGTTTGCGTGATAATAAGTCGAAGTGCCGTAACTGCTTGCAAGGTTCTTTTACTTACCAGTAAACAAACGCAGAAGAATCCGACGGACCATATCAGAACGTGATGCGGCATCATACGTCCACCTTGCTCAACTCTTACAAGACTGTCCAAGTCTGAATTGTAGTGGTCTGAGTATGCGACGCAGGCATGTGTGGTGCAAGTCCAAGCAGAAGCAAAGTGTGTCGGTGCCCACAATTAGTCAAGCCAAGCGCCGATTCGTTCAGTTAGAATACTACTCGCAGCGTGCGATAAGGATTATCGCAACAATTGGCTCAACGACTTTTCCATGACAATGGCCCTCCGAGTCACGGTTGAAGAAGCGGAGGGTAGTAgagagaaaattatttttcgctTCGATTTTCCTTTTTCTCGGTGCTGAGTGATAATCACAACGGCATTCATTGGAGTCGCGGCGTTCTTTCGTTTGAATTTATTCTAACATTTCAACAGTGATTGAAATAACATTTGAATaacattatatttttgtttcagttgttttttgcttgattttttttttcatacttgCTTATTTATTTTGTCATTCACTTTCAGTAGTTGTGGTTGTTTTCGGTTGCCGAATGAGTTGATTACACTTCGCATCTTCGCCAGAatgctttttttctatttttcctcCACATATTTAAATACATAGTTGCTTCGCAAGATAAAACTATTAAGTTCTCGTTGCGATTAGGTATACTATATCGTACTCGTAGAAAGGAATGAAGTCTGTTTACATGATAATGCGCTAAACGCAGTCTCGTCTCGATACTGCTGGCGACATTTCGGCTGGTAAGCGACAAAGGAATGCATCGAAAGTGCGATGCTTCGCGTACGTAAACAGAAGTCGACAATAGTCAATATAATGGTACGTTATCATCGTgtcatgttgttttttttctgtaagatttggaccactgcgaccattattttgatcgttTGTGGTATGTCATTTTGTTCACAATTAGGGCGAAAGTTCTAATTAGTGCTGTCGATTTAAAATAGTTGTGTGTTTTGTATATGTATAAGTAAAATCGTTACATTTTTACGTTTCAAGATAGGATTAAATAATATTATAAGTGTGTAGaattagtaataataataaagaactAGTTTACAGACAGTCTATACTTGATTGTTTCCTCTCGTTTGTCTAAAAttgttaagttttgtttttgacCAATCTACGGGCAGCGATTCTGGTCGCCAGGCAGGTAGTGAATCAAGCTCTGATCATGTTTTATGTTTATTGTTGAATTAACCGTTCAaataacattgcattttttttttcgacgggTTGTTTAGTAAGCCATTGCTGAGCTGATCGTTTGACAGACGAGTTGGTATAGGTACTAATAATTCACGAGGTTTGAATAAATAATGTAGAATGTACTTAAGAATAACAATAAAGTCGATAAAATAAAGTCGAGGTCGTCGTTTTAACTTTGTACTGTTACCTAGTACAATTATGGATATAAGAGGTTGAAATTGAACCATCATTTTACTTAACACAAAACAAGTTAAGTAGTTACTGATTAGTAAAGAAATAAGCGGTAGATACACAGAAAAGGAAACTACCCTTTGTTAAGTCACTACTACCACATATGCAACAACGACCACATATGATAAACAAcaagaataactttttttctcctGCGGTTGTACAATTTAAGCGCAAATGTATGGATTTAGAAGGGTATATATGCCATCCGTACTGTCAATTACAAAGCGAGTTAGAAAGCAGTGAGATTTTGTGAAGCGGTCGTTCAATGGTCTGAACAAATTACGAAAAATCCCGTGGTTACCACGTGAATCTCGATATAATAGAACAGCTTGAAAGTTCCCTCTTTTTCAACCTTAGTTAACTCACATCAGGCATACAGTGTATATAGTATTGTGACATCAGTTTTGTCAAATGTTGATACCCTAGGAGAGTTGAGCAGATCTAAATTCTGTTGAGTTGCCTTCTTTCCGTCGATACTGTATGACTGTTTGTCTACTActgttgtatatatatatatataatctgTCTCTTATACATAACTGCATAGCTTCTTTAAAAATACTTATTCTCTGGAACATTGAATAGTTTCCGGTCTCTAATATTTACAGATTTCGGGAATGTGTTTCAGCTGCTCAGAATGGTAATACTTGTGTCTGTGTAGTCAACATATGCGCTCAGttctatacatacatacagtTTAGTTTCATTGACCAAATCTACTTCAACAGACAAACTTACAACTATGTTCCTATAGTGTTCACAAGCTTCTTCGAATAACTCTGCCTCAGCTCTCTGCGATCGTACACTATTCTTTCCAGCAGTTGCAATAATTTGTATCGTATTTGTTTTACTTTATAGAACATTTGTATTGTCAAGAAGTTTATTTGAAATAAGTAACTTTTTCTGGTATCTGTAAGTGTAAGTGTGATTGTGTTTTTACCAGTAAgtttaaaaattattaatactTTCATTGTCTCAGGTTTCTACAATATATCTCCGCTTGCAGGCATTACAGCAGATCGCTGACGTACCTGCAAAGCAACATAATTCGCGAAAATAATGCCCATCCGGTGCGCTCACAAACACCCAAGCATGGTCGCAtgcacacgcacacatacacaccaaTTGATTCAAGTTCGAAATTagtaaattttgaaaacatttgGCTTACATGTGTGTCTAAAAAGATTGATTGTTTTGAGCTTTGTAATTTCTGTCTGCATCATTGTTGGGCAAAATACACGCATCTACCAGTGTTGCCCGTTTGgttacatgttttttttgttgGCTCAATTCAACTATTTTCTCTACAGTAAATGGTAATGCTTGTTAATGTTATATTGTCGagatgttttgcattttttcccCTTTTGTTCGGTTTTGATAAGCAATGTTTTAATGTTTACTCTAGACTAACACTAACGATAAGTAACAACCAAGGGTAGTCTTATTACTTGTTTTGGAAATGTACTTGTTATGCGGGGGAAAGATTGACGACAGCGTGCGCCTCTAGTGTTGCGatattgttgaactttgatTTTAGATCAAAATCAGTGTATTATAGTTCTCTCCCTTTAATCACAACTTCAACACTTGTGGTGACATGCCGCCGGAATCTTTCCCCGCAGTTTTTATACGATATTAATATTTATTCACATGACGTGTGTAGCGATTCTCGAAAAGTAGTTATGTAACACGTGAGTAATGTTTTTTTATACCTCTCTAAATACCAGTCTCGTTAAATTTGATGAGTAATAGTACATTGGTAAATATAGCAGCTGTGTTATCATAGCTTAGTCGATGGAAACTAACTCCTATAAATGCAACACTCTCTCTTTGATGCCGATCAATatatatgtatgtgtatgtatgctATATATATAAGTACTCTATAGAAAAATCAACAGCTTGATCACATTGGAATAGGAATTCCTACATAAGGAAAACTGGAACAAAATGAATTCGACACATCGCTCAGCTGCGTTGCTAACTGTTTGTAAGAACTACTGTAttcttttgcgttttttttttcttctagctCTAAACATAGCATTACCACTATATACATATACACACAATGGATGTATTCGAGTCTTTCAGGTTTAACATCTGCTCGACTAGGTGCAGAGAATATGTCGTCCTTCTACGGAACACACATAAGTCACAAAACTATTGTGTAGACTTTTAAACGTCCGAATTGTACTGATCGGAAAGCTGTAGCTTTTGTTTGTGCGTGTTAAAGAAATGGTGGTTAATCTGATAAACCCGTGTGATCAACATAAACTATTCTGTTGATTAAGCGATTATCGGTAACAAACGAAAACCTACTGTCGtggtttgtttctttttttacaATCCGTGGTTGTGCATGTTCGAGCATACTCACTTCGCTACGCTCAAAAATAGGCCATATTGATTTGCTTATGTCGTTTTACGAAAAGCAAGCGTAAAATTAACAAACGATAGTCACTAGAGGAAAATAGATTGCACAGCACTTTGAGCGTCTGGAAAAGTCAGCTCCGGTGGgatttttagtgcaaaattcacaaaataaaaacatcGCACAACTTTAATTCTCACAATTCAGATTTTTCTTCTTAACTGAGCC encodes:
- the LOC129724665 gene encoding uncharacterized protein LOC129724665, which translates into the protein MMPHHVLIWSVGFFCVCLLLYICTFRSYLKGVKKPILQLSNTVPVASINPKARNATIFVIDVETGLCCHQTDDYLKNPTLNLDAITKAGKPKPAGREAMSVDVLSGRLLSEEERNWFTI